One window from the genome of Actinomycetota bacterium encodes:
- a CDS encoding HAD hydrolase family protein has protein sequence MAETKFFNQHKSEIKQELNDLKVIYSDLDGTLLNHKGCLVNDSQGLFFLGAVKAIEKVRKHNIDIVLVSGRNQVQLRYNAQMMGLKNYIAELGSELVYDLGKEVRVTYHKQGRDYNITYGGRDLALIIDLLKKHFPHRIEGKLEWSKYRNHNALFFGEIDLKEANLLLGQAGYTDLVLVENGKSGLVNLDLEVKDLFIYNLIPKGVSKDKAIALDQKIRGLDPSQCIALGDSPSDIDMASRVKYFFLMGDSLKQDGDLARQLQNYSNIYVTTGEMNRGWAEVINFLLD, from the coding sequence ATGGCTGAAACAAAATTTTTTAACCAGCATAAAAGTGAAATTAAGCAGGAGTTAAATGACCTGAAGGTAATTTATTCAGACCTGGACGGCACCCTGTTAAACCATAAAGGCTGCCTGGTAAATGACAGCCAGGGTCTTTTTTTCCTGGGAGCAGTTAAGGCTATAGAAAAAGTGCGCAAGCATAATATAGACATTGTACTGGTGTCAGGAAGAAACCAGGTACAGCTCAGGTACAATGCCCAAATGATGGGTTTGAAGAACTATATTGCCGAACTGGGATCCGAACTGGTTTATGATTTGGGAAAAGAGGTAAGGGTAACGTACCATAAGCAGGGCCGGGATTATAATATCACCTATGGGGGCAGAGACCTGGCCTTGATTATTGATTTGCTAAAAAAGCATTTCCCCCACCGGATTGAAGGTAAGCTGGAATGGAGCAAGTACCGCAACCATAATGCCCTTTTCTTTGGAGAAATTGACCTTAAGGAGGCTAACCTGCTGTTAGGGCAGGCAGGGTATACGGATCTGGTATTGGTAGAAAATGGAAAATCAGGTTTGGTAAACCTTGACCTGGAAGTAAAAGACCTATTTATTTACAATCTTATACCTAAAGGGGTAAGCAAGGATAAAGCCATAGCACTGGACCAGAAAATAAGGGGGCTGGACCCCAGCCAGTGTATTGCCCTGGGGGACTCGCCGTCAGATATTGATATGGCCTCCCGGGTAAAATACTTTTTCCTGATGGGGGACAGCTTAAAACAGGATGGGGATCTGGCAAGGCAACTGCAAAATTACAGCAATATCTATGTTACCACCGGGGAAATGAACCGGGGCTGGGCAGAAGTAATTAATTTTTTGCTGGATTAA